One Rattus norvegicus strain BN/NHsdMcwi chromosome 18, GRCr8, whole genome shotgun sequence DNA segment encodes these proteins:
- the Poli gene encoding DNA polymerase iota isoform X4, whose product MGVEPEEEGGPAEEEDFSRAMEPSDSGAAGGSRGVQQKYLVVTCNYEARKLGVKKLMNVRDAKEKCPQLVLVNGEDLSRYREMSYKVTELLEEFSPAVERLGFDENFVDLTEMVEKRLQQLPSDEVPSVTMSGHVYNNQSVNLHSSTHVRLAVGSQIAAEMREAMHNQLGLTGCAGVAPNKLLAKLVSGVFKPNQQTVLLPESCQHLIHSLNHIKEMPGIGYKTAKRLEVLGINSVHDLQTFPIKTLEKELGISVAQRIRKLSFGEDKSPVTPSGPPQSFSEEDTFKKCSSEVEAKTKIEELLSSLLNRVCHDGRKPHTIRLVIRRYSDKHCNRESRQCPIPSHVIQKLGTGNYDAVPPLMEILMKLFRNMVNVKMAFHLTLLSVCFCNLKALNSAKKGPMDCFLTSSLSTTACSGKRSFKVKDIHMEDSYKEKEANWDCLPSRRIESTRRGESPSDATCFPKEKDTSDLPLQFLPEGVDQEVFTQLPADIQEEILSGKSRENLQGKGSLSCPLHASRGVLSFFSTKQTQAGCLSPRDTLLTGKQASAVSPCEPGTSGLSTSSSSHPSCGKDCSYYVDNQLKDERMSQGPTESQGFHFSNTNPAVSVFHSFPNLQSEQLFSTHRTADSHKQTATTSHQGLENREQDSADEKLTFPSDIDPQVFYELPEEVQRELMAEWKRAGAEFPSVHK is encoded by the exons ATGGGGGTGGAGCCGGAGGAGGAAGGCGGCCCTGCGGAGGAAGAAGACTTTTCTCGTGCCATGGAGCCCTCGGACTCGGGGGCTGCGGGCGGCTCGCGGG gtgtgCAACAGAAATACTTGGTGGTTACTTGCAACTATGAAGCCAGGAAACTTGGAGTGAAGAAGCTTATGAATGTCAGAGATGCAAAAGAAAAGTGTCCTCAGCTCGTCCTGGTGAATGGAGAAGACTTGAGCCGCTACCGGGAGATGTCCTATAAGGTCACAG AATTGTTGGAGGAATTTAGTCCAGCTGTGGAGAGGCTTGGatttgatgaaaattttgtgGATCTGACAGAAATGGTTGAGAAAAGACTGCAGCAGCTTCCGAGTGACGAGGTTCCGTCAGTGACCATGTCCGGCCATGTTTACAATAACCAGT CTGTAAACCTGCACAGCAGCACGCATGTGAGACTTGCGGTTGGATCGCAGATTGCAGCAGAGATGCGGGAAGCCATGCATAACCAGCTGGGGCTCACAGGCTGCGCTGGCGTAGCGCCTAATAAACTATTGGCAAAGTTAGTGTCTGGTGTTTTTAAACCAAATCAACAGACAGTCTTATTACCTGAGAGTTGTCAGCATCTCATTCACAGTTTGAACCACATAAAGGAAATGCCTG gtaTCGGCTATAAAACCGCCAAGCGTCTTGAAGTCCTGGGAATCAATAGTGTGCATGATCTCCAGACCTTTCCAATCAAAACCTTAGAAAAGGAATTGGGAATTTCTGTTGCTCAGCGCATCCGGAAGCTCAGCTTTGGAGAGGACAAGTCGCCTGTAACACCCTCAGGGCCACCACAG TCCTTTAGTGAAGAagatacatttaaaaagtgttcCTCAGAAGTGGAAGCTAAAACTAAGATTGAAGAATTACTTTCCAGCCTTTTAAACAG AGTATGCCATGATGGAAGGAAGCCCCATACAATAAGATTAGTCATCCGTCGATACTCTGACAAACACTGTAATCGAGAGAGTCGCCAGTGCCCAATCCCATCTCACGTCATTCAGAAGTTAGGGACAG GAAATTATGATGCAGTGCCGCCCCTGATGGAGATCCTTATGAAACTTTTCCGAAATATGGTAAATGTGAAGATGGCCTTTCACCTGACCCTTCTGAGTGTGTGCTTCTGCAACCTGAAAGCCCTGAACAGTGCTAAGAAAGGGCCTATGGACTGCTTCCTAACGTCGTCCCTGTCAACAACTGCCTGCTCTGGCAAGCGGAGCTTT AAAGTGAAGGACATCCACATGGAGGACTCCTACAAGGAGAAAGAAGCAAACTGGGATTGTCTCCCAAGTAGAAGAATCGAAAGCACGAGAAGGGGGGAGTCTCCATCGGATGCCACCTGCTTTCCTAAAGAAAAGGACACGAGTGACTTGCCACTCCAGTTCCTGCCAGAGGGTGTTGACCAAGAAGTCTTCACGCAGCTTCCAGCAGATATTCAAGAAGAAATCCTTTCTGGAAAATCTAGAGAAAATCTTCAAGGGAAAGGAAGTTTGAGTTGTCCGTTACATGCCTCGAGAGGAgtattgtctttcttttctacAAAGCAGACGCAGGCGGGCTGCTTAAGTCCCAGAGATACTCTGCTCACTGGCAAGCAGGCATCGGCTGTGTCTCCCTGTGAGCCGGGAACGTCGGGGTTGAGTACCAGTAGctcctcccatccatcctgcgGAAAGGACTGCTCCTATTATGTAGATAATCAGTTAAAGGACGAACGTATGAGTCAAGGCCCTACAGAGTCTCAGGGATTCCACTTTTCCAATACGAACCCTGCTGTTTCCGTTTTTCATTCATTTCCAAATCTGCAGAGTGAACAGCTTTTCTCCACACACCGCACTGCAGACAgccacaagcagacagccaccaCCTCTCACCAGGGACTAGAAAACAGAGAGCAAGATTCTGCTGATGAAAAGCTTACTTTCCCATCGGACATTGATCCTCAGGTTTTCTATGAGCTACCAGAAGAGGTCCAAAGAGAACTGATGGCCGAATGGAAGAGAGCTGGGGCAGAGTTCCCCTCTGTGCACAAGTAA
- the Poli gene encoding DNA polymerase iota isoform X6 — MGVEPEEEGGPAEEEDFSRAMEPSDSGAAGGSRAVCDQGAPSRIASSRVIVHVDLDCFYAQVEMISNPELKDKPLGVQQKYLVVTCNYEARKLGVKKLMNVRDAKEKCPQLVLVNGEDLSRYREMSYKVTELLEEFSPAVERLGFDENFVDLTEMVEKRLQQLPSDEVPSVTMSGHVYNNQSVNLHSSTHVRLAVGSQIAAEMREAMHNQLGLTGCAGVAPNKLLAKLVSGVFKPNQQTVLLPESCQHLIHSLNHIKEMPGIGYKTAKRLEVLGINSVHDLQTFPIKTLEKELGISVAQRIRKLSFGEDKSPVTPSGPPQSFSEEDTFKKCSSEVEAKTKIEELLSSLLNRKL, encoded by the exons ATGGGGGTGGAGCCGGAGGAGGAAGGCGGCCCTGCGGAGGAAGAAGACTTTTCTCGTGCCATGGAGCCCTCGGACTCGGGGGCTGCGGGCGGCTCGCGGG CAGTTTGCGATCAAGGGGCACCATCACGAATCGCTTCGTCCAGAGTCATAGTACATGTGGACCTGGATTGTTTTTATGCCCAAGTAGAGATGATCTCCAATCCAGAATTAAAGGACAAACCTTTAG gtgtgCAACAGAAATACTTGGTGGTTACTTGCAACTATGAAGCCAGGAAACTTGGAGTGAAGAAGCTTATGAATGTCAGAGATGCAAAAGAAAAGTGTCCTCAGCTCGTCCTGGTGAATGGAGAAGACTTGAGCCGCTACCGGGAGATGTCCTATAAGGTCACAG AATTGTTGGAGGAATTTAGTCCAGCTGTGGAGAGGCTTGGatttgatgaaaattttgtgGATCTGACAGAAATGGTTGAGAAAAGACTGCAGCAGCTTCCGAGTGACGAGGTTCCGTCAGTGACCATGTCCGGCCATGTTTACAATAACCAGT CTGTAAACCTGCACAGCAGCACGCATGTGAGACTTGCGGTTGGATCGCAGATTGCAGCAGAGATGCGGGAAGCCATGCATAACCAGCTGGGGCTCACAGGCTGCGCTGGCGTAGCGCCTAATAAACTATTGGCAAAGTTAGTGTCTGGTGTTTTTAAACCAAATCAACAGACAGTCTTATTACCTGAGAGTTGTCAGCATCTCATTCACAGTTTGAACCACATAAAGGAAATGCCTG gtaTCGGCTATAAAACCGCCAAGCGTCTTGAAGTCCTGGGAATCAATAGTGTGCATGATCTCCAGACCTTTCCAATCAAAACCTTAGAAAAGGAATTGGGAATTTCTGTTGCTCAGCGCATCCGGAAGCTCAGCTTTGGAGAGGACAAGTCGCCTGTAACACCCTCAGGGCCACCACAG TCCTTTAGTGAAGAagatacatttaaaaagtgttcCTCAGAAGTGGAAGCTAAAACTAAGATTGAAGAATTACTTTCCAGCCTTTTAAACAG GAAATTATGA